Proteins from a single region of Theileria parva strain Muguga chromosome 1, complete sequence, whole genome shotgun sequence:
- a CDS encoding VPS28 family protein, producing the protein MCLDVEGLSVVYSLMYSLEYLERGLISGDVKFEDYTTECNSLLNSSKLLKQPKHYFQQFANDFGLNFQLAINRINIGSPDNHTSQQDVGIFDLSGNFITLIDALKLGISNSNQLYVMLCEMLRSIELSDKCFSGPDFWPRFKLEKLTFWEQKLLTQEELTSEQTTQFLSDMESTYYIYRQHLTQH; encoded by the exons atgtgtttggATGTGGAGGGATTGAGTGTTGTGTATTCGTTGATGTATTCGTTGGAGTATTTGGAGCGGGGACTGATCTCCGGCGACGTTAAATTCGAAGATTACACAACCGAATGCAACTCTCTCCTTAACTCATCCAAACTCCTCAAACAACCCAAACATTACTTCCAACAATTCGCTAAC GATTTTGGGCTTAATTTTCAGTTGGCGATTAATAGAATCAACATCGGATCTCCAGACAACCATACCAGCCAACAA GACGTGGGAATATTTGATTTGAGTGGCAACTTCATCACTCTCATCGACGCACTCAAATTAGGAATCTCAAACTCCAATCAG TTGTATGTGATGTTGTGTGAGATGCTGAGATCGATAGAGTTGAGTGACAAATGCTTTAGTGGCCCCGATTTCTGGCCCCGTTTTAAGcttgaaaaattaacattttgggaacaaaaattattaaccCAAGAGGAATTAACAAGCGAACAAACCACACAGTTCCTCAGTGATATGGAATCCACTTACTACATCTACAGACAACATCTCACACAACACTAA
- the PGA gene encoding Eukaryotic aspartyl protease family protein: MRCGIALLLIFNSVYSLPNCSEINTIKPCIYNGPKQKRIFPLKSLSPNSVERSAEITEENWNNVTRGHIHFLYRSQGPYGSLGTSQHNSHNCNSYHTHNSVNTDDSVNSVNSVDGTRLTPIREHPMKKCIPIPHLRHVQYVMSIGVGTPKQEIYPIIDTGSTNTWVISEQCNSITCSGVPTFNSRKSSTFSPVNEGLRIRFGTGTIKGVLGIDNVTIGQDTIEKQIFGLVNEESSNVFKVIKFQGIIGLGFPKLAFDHHTSLYDNYSKQINADLIFSLYFSNQYSYVMIGGVDERFYVGDLYMLPVVREYYWEIKLYELWVGNVKLCCDDESYVIFDSGTSFNTMPHDQFLYFKHIVSPKICHVLDDVLEYPVIRYVFDGGVELRLEPSEYIFLHKNKCRIAYMQIDVPSSYGRAYILGTQAFMTHFYTVYQRDPAMVGFARAVDSSQLDPSIKALFNRN; this comes from the exons ATGAGATGTGGAATCGcattattgttaatttttaattcagTTTATTCTTTACCAAATTGCAGTGAAATTAATACCATCAAACCTTGCATATACAATGGACCCAAACAAAAG aGAATATTCCCGCTTAAATCTTTATCGCCTAACAGTGTTGAGAGGAGTGCTGAGATAACTGAGGAGAATTGGAACAACGTAACCAGGGGACACATCCACTTTCTCTATCGCTCTCAAGGCCCCTACGGATCTCTAGGCACATCACAACACAACTCCCACAATTGTAATTCCTATCACACTCACAATAGTGTTAACACTGATgatagtgttaatagtgtgaatagtgtGGATGGTACGAGATTAACTCCTATACGAGAACACCCGATGAAAAAATGTATTCCGATACCGCATTTGAGGCATGTGCAGTATGTAATGAGTATAGGTGTTGGAACACCTAAGCAGGAGATTTACCCGATAATTGACACTGGGAGTACAAACACTTGGGTTATCTCGGAACAGTGCAATTCTATCACCTGTTCCGGTGTTCCCACTTTTAATAGTAGGAAATCCTCCACATTCAGTCCCGTTAACGAGGGACTCAGGATCCGATTTGGTACCGGGACTATTAAAGGCGTTTTAGGCATTGATAATGTTACTATTGGTCAGGACACCATTGAAAAACAAATCTTCGGACTCGTCAATGAAGAATCCTCAAATGTTTTTAAG gtaataaaatttcagGGTATAATTGGGCTTGGATTTCCCAAATTAGCGTTTGACCACCACACCTCACTCTATGACAACTACTCCAAACAAATCAACGCAGACCTCATCTTCTCTCTCTACTTCTCCAATCAA TATTCGTATGTGATGATTGGAGGAGTGGATGAGCGATTTTATGTGGGTGACTTGTATATGTTACCGGTGGTTAGGGAATACTATTGGGAGATAAAGCTCTATGAGCTTTGGGTTGGGAATGTCAAACTCTGCTGTGACGACGAGTCTTATGTCATTTTCGACTCTGGGACTTCTTTCAACACCATGCCACATgatcaatttttatactttaaacATATCGTCTCTCCCAAGATTTGTCATG TGTTGGACGATGTGTTGGAATATCCTGTGATTCGATATGTGTTTGATGGTGGTGTGGAGCTTAGGTTAGAGCCTAGTGAATACATTTTCTTACATAAGAACAAGTGTCGTATTGCTTATATGCAAATCGATGTTCCTTCCAGCTACGGACGCGCTTACATTCTTGGCACTCAAGCCTTCAtgacacatttttacaccgTCTATCAAAGAGATCCGGCAATG GTTGGATTTGCTAGAGCTGTAGATTCATCACAATTGGACCCAAGCATTAAAGCACTCTTTAACCGCAATTAA
- the mrpl10 gene encoding 54S ribosomal protein L10: MFLRSLGLFCRFNKFHHVSKFTGRFLNTHRINQANTTTNNNISSVRRDLVESDGILRGVHFSEQNRGKFVPHPFNRRFAFSKRPLFPIEPRNLRIYGLLRRKRRGVGKKCNSRGIRHKHKKKRGSKPNSRTFEGGQTPLYKRLPKFPESILQPFDPKYDVLNLCKLRYFIERGRLDVRFPITQRHLHDSKCVKVKHGVHLFNVNGYPFPYKIDISVASCDQSSVDVIKAVGGTVTIIHHDKVSLRAHIKPHKFEILPRTSRPDIRRVYELEKFRLMGCNVVYIKPLWLIQEEQKIIQQLQELQQFGTEDYDEIITKYRQKLIQQHLNT; encoded by the exons atGTTCCTGAGGAGTTTGGGATTATTTTGTaggtttaataaatttcacCATGTGTCAAAATTTACCGGAAGATTCCTCAATACACATC gcATAAACCAGGCTAATACTActactaataataatattagtagTGTGAGAAGAGATTTGGTGGAGAGTGATGGGATATTGAGGGGAGTCCATTTTAGTGAGCAGAATAGGGGAAAATTTGTGCCACATCCTTTTAATCGCAGATTCGCATTCTCAAAACGGCCTCTTTTCCCAATCGAACCCAGGAATCTCAGAATATAC GGATTACTGAGACGTAAGAGGAGAGGAGTGGGTAAAAAGTGTAATAGCCGAGGAATCAGGCATAAACATAAAAAGAAACGTGGCAGTAAACCGAACAGTAGAACCTTTGAAGGCGGTCAAACTCCTCTCTACAAACGCCTTCCCAAATTCCCCGAATCCATTCTACAACC ATTTGATCCTAAGTATGACGTGTTGAATTTGTGTAAGTTGAGGTATTTTATTGAGCGTGGCCGGTTGGACGTGCGGTTTCCTATCACTCAGCGACACTTACACGACTCCAAATGCGTCAAAGTTAAACACGGCGTTCATCTTTTCAACGTG AATGGATATCCGTTTCCGTATAAGATTGACATTAGTGTGGCGAGTTGTGATCAGTCAAGTGTTGATGTTATCAAAGCCGTTGGTGGCACTGTCACCATCATTCATCACGATAAAGTCTCTCTCAGAGCACACATTAAACCACACAAATTCGAAATCCTACCACGAACC AGTAGGCCTGATATACGTCGTGTGTATGAATTGGAGAAGTTTAGGTTAATGGGATGTAATGTTGTGTATATTAAACCACTCTGGCTCATACAAGAAGAACAAAAAATCATACAACAACTCCAAGAACTACAAC AATTTGGCACTGAAGATTACGACGAAATAATTACCAAATACCGCCAAAAACTCATTCAACAACATCTTAACACGTAA
- the dph2 gene encoding diphthamide biosynthesis enzyme Dph1/Dph2 domain protein, whose translation MDWENLEELLELIVVKNFKVVLIQCSDTNESIRLCDVLQEKFNSQKDKQFFILGDVLTGNCCPDLIASNRFQTDCIVYIGESCHFELETQFYIFFLRYKLSIDFSNLKSKVEELVQKVRFESVIFLYHNSLHHLLQPISQLFLNHNIKFLTHNNVPRDTTAIRLLNRNLFQLTSSTDPVTTVTELPDPNSTLLLYTTVETDDRVLQSLALEYPHNTYQITINTGLSHDNPEIKLSNVNEQCERIRLKRYAMVEKVKQTKLFGIITLTKCLKGSNTLRTLLHRVIELRGGKSVQFSMNNLTENKLYNFPQVELFILLSCNYSFPIGTELRKLIVLPYEVLVGLNIVPWGTPYIFSFTRINTILSEYLQEHNNDTVDTGESEDREELRTGVGMSLMERYENLYDHILSNDRRSFRGVEPQFSATPVVLKGSHGVPTSYLHEFHNFI comes from the exons atggaCTGGGAGAACTTGGAGGAGTTGTTGGAGTTGATagttgtaaaaaatttcaaGGTGGTATTAATTCAATGCAGTGATACAAACGAGTCCATTAGACTTTGTGACGTTTTACAGGAAAAATTCAATTCACAAAAGgataaacaattttttatcctcGGTGACGTTCTCACAGGCAATTGCTGCCCTGATCTTATCGCATCCAATAGATTCCAAACCG ATTGTATAGTGTACATTGGCGAGAGTTGTCATTTTGAGCTGGAAActcaattttacattttttttCTCCGTTACAAACTTTCTATTGACTTTTCTAATCTCAAATCTAAG gttGAGGAGTTGGTACAGAAGGTTAGATTTGAAAGTGTTATATTTCTATACCACAACTCCTTACATCACTTACTACAGCCAATCTCACAACTGTTTCTCAATCACAACATCAAATTTCTCACACATAACAACGTCCCACGTGACACCACTGCCATCAGACTGTTGAACAGAAATTTATTCCAACTTACCTCATCAACTGATCCTGTGACTACTGTTACTGAGTTACCAGACCCTAACAGTACTTTACTACTGTATACCACAGTAGAAACAGATGACAGAGTACTACAGAGTTTAGCCCTGGAGTACCCTCACAACACTTACCAAATCACCATTAACACTGGATTATCCCATGATAACCCAGAGATAAAGCTAAGTAATGTAAATGAACAGTGTGAGCGGATCCGTCTGAAGCGCTACGCAATGGTAGAAAAGGTAAAGCAAACTAAACTATTTGGCATAATAACATTGACCAAATGTCTTAAAGGTAGTAACACCCTGAGAACTCTGTTACACCGTGTGATAGAGTTGAGAGGAGGCAAGAGTGTGCAATTTTCTATGAACAATTTAACGGAGAATAAACTTTACAACTTCCCACAAGTCGAATTATTCATTCTTTTATCCTGTAACTATAGTTTCCCTATAGGGACTGAGTTGAGGAAGTTAATTGTGTTACCCTATGAAGTGCTAGTAGGACTTAATATTGTACCCTGGGGCACTCCGTACATCTTCAGTTTCACTCGAATCAACACAATCCTGTCAGAATATCTCCAGGAACATAATAATGACACAGTTGACACAGGGGAGAGTGAGGATAGAGAGGAGTTACGTACAGGTGTGGGTATGAGTTTGATGGAGCGTTATGAGAATTTGTATGATCACATCTTGAGTAATGATCGTCGCAGTTTTAGAGGCGTGGAACCCCAATTTAGCGCTACACCCGTAGTCCTAAAAGGGTCACACGGTGTCCCAACATCTTACCTACACGaatttcataattttatctaa
- a CDS encoding putative integral membrane protein — translation MRVLNVYNVVGFLICLFYGLKTTPYHIFYIYSKVLLVLNLYRYIPFFWDVIFYTSLFLSFHSLLDSIQQFNGITTAFRVIFTNQLKNKRNRMLMEQILSSLFCLVCWSFIKFYRSERDKSHELILRRQETTEYQLLHNTCLKI, via the coding sequence ATGAGGGTGTTGAATGTGTATAATGTGGTTGGTTTTTTGATATGTTTATTTTACGGTTTAAAAACAACGCCGtatcacattttttacatatattCCAAGGTGTTGTTGGTCCTTAACCTTTACAGATACATTCCCTTCTTCTGGgatgttattttttacacttcTCTCTTCCTATCATTCCACTCTCTACTGGATTCCATCCAACAATTTAACGGAATTACCACGGCGTTTCGCGTTATTTTCACTAATCAACTGAAGAATAAACGAAATAGAATGTTAATGGAGCAGATTTTGAGCTCACTGTTTTGCCTAGTTTGCTGGTCGTTTATTAAGTTTTACAGGTCAGAACGGGATAAGTCACATGAACTCATACTAAGAAGACAGGAAACTACCGAATATCAACTACTACACAATACTTGccttaaaatttga
- a CDS encoding Adaptin N terminal region family protein, which translates to MESQESELYCPIYLDIDMSFEGTLSSVKKNLENNSLSKKTKAMEDILLMHLRGMDVSSLFMDIIRFAVPSTDHRMKRLVYLFFQTFNMCKKDGTPRDEVILVCNGLRNDLCSPNEYVRGSVLRLLSNLTIFNIIQPLIPSIISNVEHREPYVYRNALLCLTNISERFGSDLVTSSFKTVENFITSCDDVFGTVRAYKLLESCNLDLCIQFILAIESNLLSLSPLIHLSILGSFEKLSSVNDQIAQMMMRILTLLLQFSNNNSVLFYSSNLLLKYNHQLTNMEDLGICCKCLIKVLLNESDLNVKMLVLDKLRMIHRSSQNILENFVNDLLKGLSVTNLMITRKILSLVLSVCNKSNINTILENLLRNFVKELNYSCDIITQYRSTLLQCLFQLTHSFAPQLLSVFTDLLPFLNSTEVISTQISLLLYHTIRGFTRGNIRNIGGNTVENSVEKVLSELVIAVDGIKYKEVLINCLYIIGEYSTQFSFINKCYQILTESPVETAAADAAAGVVSVILEDGSYSSKYSNKEHSDGFNKLLLHHKDILLYNTLSTTILKLIHKLTLDEEMVRYVSRSCVIVIRLMELLDNNVYHTKRLKMVLTLLLGLLKDTQKYTKLVQTYLILTCQPFNTHSEDRSNCDKFDVEMCLNDFFPTQQKEQEDEELKLLNDLSNYHKIHQFTSLTDPLYVEGYIKLIGNKLYFNMLIENKSTEVLQNITLDLSTGTHMQLATSRKLITLSPRQQVKTQVKFRIDSSTDETVYGYVYYSTSSTILLQCLSFNPIHISLYDFIQRNKISGAQFRTFWNDFQWENVIKLCDVRVTPTQLLNSLLNYTHMSIITDDTEFGISTDLSTEEERVEEDLGEIGMKLLNESFLSINLFLKTIFDEEAIANLSLVKRPNNTYSGCFRIRSREQNLAVGLGDRIAMVTREIAI; encoded by the exons ATGGAGTCCCAGGAGTCGGAGCTGTACTGTCCGATTTATTTGGACATTGACATGAGCTTTGAAGGCACACTAAGCTCCGTCAAGAAAAACCTCGAAAACAACTCACTCTCCAAAAAAACCAAAGCCATGGAAGATATCCTACTCA TGCACTTGAGGGGTATGGATGTATCGAGTTTGTTTATGGACATAATAAGGTTTGCTGTGCCGAGTACTGACCACCGCATGAAACGGCTTGTTTACCTCTTCTTTCAAACCTTCAACATGTGCAAAAAAGACGGCACACCTCGCGATGAAGTTATTCTTGTATG taaCGGATTGAGAAATGACTTGTGTTCTCCGAATGAATATGTCAGAGGCTCTGTCTTACGTTTATTATCAAATCTCACCATTTTCAACATTATTCAACCCCTCATACCCTCCATCATCTCCAACGTG GAGCACAGAGAGCCTTATGTGTATCGTAATGCGCTGTTATGCCTGACGAACATCTCCGAGCGCTTCGGCTCAGACCTCGTCACATCCTCCTTCAAAACAGTCGAAAATTTCATCACATCC TGTGACGATGTGTTTGGAACTGTGAGAGCTTACAAGTTACTTGAAAGCTGTAATCTCGATCTCTGCATTCAGTTCATTCTCGCCATTGAAT CAAACTTGTTGAGTTTGTCGCCGTTGATACATTTGTCGATTTTGGGATCGTTTGAGAAGTTGTCGAGTGTGAATGACCAGATCGCGCAGATGATGATGCGAATTCTCACGTTACTACTGCAGTTCTCCAATAACAATTCCGTTCTTTTCTACTCCTCCAACCTCCTTCTCAAATACAACCATCAACTCACCA ATATGGAGGATTTGGGTATATGTTGTAAGTGTTTGATAAAGGTGTTGTTGAATGAGAGTGACTTGAATGTGAAGATGTTAGTGTTGGACAAGCTGCGGATGATCCACCGTTCCTCCCAAAACATCCTCGAAAACTTTGTTAACGACCTTTTAAAAGGTCTAAGTGTGACTAATCTGATGATCACTAGGAAAATCCTATCCCTCGTGCTCAGTGTGTGTAACAAGTCAAATATCAACACTATACTCGAAAACTTACTACGTAACTTTGTTAAGGAACTTAATTACTCTTGTGATATTATCACACAGTACAGATCCACATTGCTGCAGTGCCTGTTTCAGCTGACACACTCTTTCGCACCACAGTTACTCTCCGTTTTCACTGACCTTTTACCATTTCTAAACTCCACTGAAGTTATCTCCACTCAGATTTCTCTTCTTCTCTATCATACCATTAGGGGGTTTACGAGGGGGAATATTCGGAATATTGGGGGGAACACTGTAGAAAATAGTGTAGAAAAAGTGTTGAGTGAGTTGGTAATAGCGGTGGACGGCATAAAGTATAAGGAGGTGTTGATTAACTGTTTATACATCATTGGTGAATATTCCACTCAGTTCTCTTTTATCAACAAGTGTTATCAAATATTGACTGAGTCACCTGTGGAAACTGCTGCTGCAGATGCTGCAGCGGGAGTAGTGAGTGTAATATTGGAGGACGGGAGTTACAGTAgtaagtatagtaataaagAGCACAGTGACGGGTTTAATAAGCTGTTACTACACCATAAAGATATCCTCCTCTACAACACTCTCAGCACCACAATTCTCAAACTCATACATAAACTCACAC TGGACGAGGAGATGGTGAGATATGTGTCTAGATCATGTGTGATAGTGATAAGGTTGATGGAGTTGTtggataataatgtgtacCACACGAAGCGGCTGAAGATGGTGCTGACACTGCTCCTGGGGCTGCTAAAGGACACTCAAAAATACACCAAACTTGTACAAACCTATCTCATACTCACTTGTCAACCTTTTAATACACATTCTGAGGACAGGAGTAATTGTGACAAATTTGATGTTGAAATGTGTCTAAACGATTTCTTTCCCACGCAACAAAAGGAAcaagaagatgaagaacTTAAACTACTCAATGACCTATCCAACTATCATAAAATACATCAGTTCACTTCATTAACT GACCCCCTGTACGTCGAGGGTtatataaagttaattggtaataaattatattttaacatgTTAATTGAGAATAAAAGTACTGAGGTGTTGCAGAATATCACATTGGATTTATCTACCGGCACTCACATGCAACTGGCTACGAGTAGGAAGTTAATAACTTTGTCTCCCCGTCAACAGGTTAAAACGCAAGTTAAGTTTAGAATTGACTCGTCTACTGATGAAACTGTCTACGGCTACGTTTATTATTCCACCTCCAGTACTATTCTCTTACAATGCCTCAGCTTTAATCCTATACACATTTCCCTGTACGATTTTATCCAGAGAAATAAGATCTCCGGGGCCCAGTTTAGAACCTTTTGGAACGATTTTCAATGGGAAAATGTTATCAAACTCTGTGACGTACGGGTGACTCCCACACAATTATTGAACTCACTACTGAACTATACGCACATGAGCATAATCACAGATGACACAGAGTTTGGGATTTCCACAGATTTGTCCACAGAAGAGGAACGAGTTGAAGAGGATTTAGGGGAGATTGGGATGAAATTGTTAAACGAGTCATTTCTCTCCATTAACCTCTTCCTCAAGACCATTTTCG ATGAGGAGGCGATAGCGAACTTGAGCCTGGTCAAGAGACCAAACAACACCTACTCCGGATGCTTCAGAATCAGATCACGCGAACAA AATCTGGCGGTTGGACTTGGGGACAGGATAGCGATGGTGACTCGTGAAATTGccatataa